The Chryseobacterium nakagawai genome has a segment encoding these proteins:
- a CDS encoding XAC2610-related protein, with translation MRDWIIFMAFGGLTFFSCSGSHPKTGSEGYFSEEKFVDSLNAGIKGKTKVVFEKFRHTGNGDVYTSIHFYDLKKIWVGSKDSEFNTWELKNRFKFDKDGVSDLNVVIKDFNNDGFNDVTYQSAIAGRGGNIVMTLFVYDPKSKDFIHIKNSDRYPNLSYNTKLNCINSLMLTGSTTTVFLKIKKDSLDEFARVDVSDTIRVEVKNSIGKFKIIQKKLFLGSGDDFYRVFRNYNPLEY, from the coding sequence ATGAGAGATTGGATTATTTTTATGGCTTTTGGGGGACTGACTTTTTTTTCCTGTTCAGGGAGTCATCCCAAAACTGGAAGTGAAGGTTATTTTTCTGAAGAGAAATTTGTAGACAGCCTGAATGCAGGAATAAAAGGTAAAACAAAAGTAGTCTTTGAAAAGTTCAGGCATACCGGAAATGGAGATGTATATACTTCCATTCATTTTTATGACCTGAAAAAGATCTGGGTGGGTTCCAAAGACTCAGAATTTAACACATGGGAGCTGAAGAATCGTTTTAAGTTTGATAAAGATGGAGTTTCAGATCTTAATGTAGTGATTAAAGACTTTAACAATGATGGGTTTAATGATGTTACCTATCAAAGCGCTATAGCAGGAAGAGGAGGAAATATCGTAATGACTTTATTTGTATATGACCCAAAAAGTAAAGACTTTATTCACATTAAAAACTCAGATAGATATCCGAACTTAAGTTATAATACAAAATTAAACTGCATAAATTCTTTGATGTTAACTGGCTCTACTACCACAGTATTTCTTAAAATTAAAAAAGATTCTTTGGATGAATTTGCAAGAGTAGATGTTTCAGATACCATTAGGGTAGAAGTAAAAAATTCTATTGGAAAGTTCAAAATTATTCAAAAGAAACTATTTCTGGGTTCAGGTGATGATTTTTATAGAGTCTTTAGGAATTATAATCCTTTGGAATATTAA
- a CDS encoding DUF4241 domain-containing protein, translated as MNESWMQKWEEIKDKLISPVDIDTYFTSSEIMEQKMETMEIGNVSLPSGKVIVRDPLVYLNQKEKPFFIEVPKGNFPVTIAVVKLEDWGDRYAAVKVEFTKERPVIYREALIGIENIENANEDEFFGFNVDAGLACITDPEVVPYVDKFIEELDVENIYDDYFAELFAKSYKENPKNQRDLGDWINWKVPNTEYQIPIFASGVGDGVYPVYFAYDEQNQLCGLYIHFIDIELELSEYDEDEEDEDDNSAQPDNFVFLK; from the coding sequence ATGAACGAAAGCTGGATGCAAAAATGGGAAGAAATCAAAGACAAATTGATATCACCCGTAGATATTGACACCTATTTTACCTCAAGTGAAATTATGGAACAGAAGATGGAGACGATGGAAATTGGGAATGTTTCCCTGCCATCAGGAAAAGTAATTGTAAGAGACCCTCTTGTTTATCTGAATCAGAAAGAAAAACCTTTTTTTATTGAGGTTCCCAAAGGAAATTTTCCTGTAACTATTGCTGTAGTGAAACTGGAAGATTGGGGAGATCGCTATGCTGCTGTAAAAGTAGAGTTCACCAAAGAAAGACCGGTTATTTACAGAGAGGCACTAATAGGAATTGAAAATATAGAAAATGCCAATGAAGATGAATTTTTTGGTTTTAATGTGGATGCCGGTTTAGCATGTATTACCGATCCTGAAGTGGTACCTTATGTGGATAAGTTTATTGAGGAACTGGATGTTGAGAATATTTACGATGATTATTTTGCAGAACTGTTTGCAAAAAGTTATAAAGAAAACCCGAAAAACCAAAGAGATCTTGGAGACTGGATCAATTGGAAAGTACCTAATACAGAATATCAGATCCCAATATTTGCAAGTGGAGTAGGAGATGGAGTATATCCGGTTTACTTTGCTTATGATGAACAAAATCAATTATGCGGATTATATATTCACTTTATTGATATCGAATTAGAATTGTCTGAATATGATGAAGATGAGGAGGATGAAGATGACAATTCGGCTCAACCGGATAACTTTGTCTTTCTAAAATAA
- a CDS encoding SMUG2 DNA glycosylase family protein produces MNKTFADQVIEFNENLTYSGNLPDGFEVLNPYLDNPETMQVMQKFYYKYYNDSNKRKFIIGINPSRHGAGITGIPFTDTKRLESVCDIKMKSAHTHEVSSVFMYDMIADYGGPDLFYKDIYINSPFPLAIVRKTKNGWLNANYYDDKELFKDVKNFMINSLKKHISLNLDTSEVFVLGKKNAEFISKLNKEAKLFDTMVVLEHPRYIQQYKSKEKQLFIDKYILALKDKNQ; encoded by the coding sequence ATGAATAAAACTTTTGCAGATCAGGTGATTGAATTCAATGAGAATCTAACTTATTCGGGAAATCTTCCTGATGGTTTTGAAGTGTTGAATCCGTATCTGGATAACCCGGAGACGATGCAAGTGATGCAAAAGTTTTATTACAAATATTATAATGATTCCAACAAAAGGAAATTTATTATTGGGATTAATCCTAGCCGCCATGGAGCTGGAATAACAGGCATTCCATTTACTGATACCAAAAGACTGGAAAGTGTATGTGACATAAAAATGAAATCTGCCCATACCCATGAAGTCTCTTCCGTATTTATGTATGATATGATCGCAGACTATGGTGGACCCGATTTGTTTTACAAAGACATTTATATCAATTCTCCATTTCCGTTGGCCATCGTACGAAAAACAAAAAATGGCTGGCTCAATGCTAATTATTACGATGATAAAGAACTTTTCAAGGATGTGAAAAACTTCATGATCAATTCATTGAAAAAACACATCAGCTTGAATCTGGATACCTCAGAAGTCTTTGTCCTTGGGAAAAAGAATGCTGAATTTATTTCAAAACTTAACAAAGAAGCTAAGCTTTTCGATACCATGGTTGTTCTGGAACATCCCCGGTATATCCAACAATATAAATCAAAGGAGAAACAGCTGTTTATAGATAAATATATTTTAGCATTAAAAGATAAAAATCAATAA
- a CDS encoding DEAD/DEAH box helicase family protein, producing MNVFPKNTTFKYNWRTYQRKFLDHLDEYLIDNHLHVSAPPGSGKTVLGLEVMLRLGKPTLIVAPTLAIKNQWIQRFCELFLNIESVPEWISSDIRKPGIITVTTYQGIHAASETNEEEEVTIRKSPKVPASEIIKRLQKQKIGTLILDEAHHLKNAWWRSLMELKDKIEPTVVSLTATPPFDVSGTEWQKYIQLNGPIDVEISVPELMIEGDLCPHQDLVHFVLPSQEEQKKIEYYHEQALVFFEEIKKDEVFLNAIEQHPVYQNPLEHLDWIYENISSYTSGLVYLHFRGKEIPDVHFEIIGDQQKYIPEFDFFWMEELLDFYLLIDEVHFKNYQDHRTDLENRLKRHGFLDQKTLSFFNSKNVNQILNSSIGKLQGIKDIVDFEFSVLKDNLRMVILTDFIKKEYLSYGTENMLKLDKIGAVPIFEKLRRENFQQKKIGILTGSLVIIPASTKSVFEELCMKKVLFGVGLSPLSYDPNYLMVSLTEQAKHDIVHIITEIFQHGGIHVLIGTKSLLGEGWDAPKMNTLILASFISSFVLSNQMRGRVIRTDKDIPHKTGNIWHLVCFDSKDEIGGQDLNIMKRRFKTFVGISNKDIPTIENNFERLNTKTIENNEGIGEINQTFFVLAQDRENLINRWRKALNLGNILVEEIQVPTINMTAMKDVKMNYIGEMSSNMVKVMASSVLLFWQNLLLGIFRNFQAIDSVKTFSLFASLFGLAGFVVYGRKLYISAKQYWRYRDIGNQLGAIAEVVLYSLVNERVIRTSLEQLSIISSSNGKEGAFCYLKGGSQYENTQFIQTLQEMVSPIDNPRYVMRHKKRSFLLKKEQYFPVPEIFAKNKKSAEFFTKTWNKAVGTSELIFTRTIEGRKILLKLRFEALLKRNGRIEHLHKWTR from the coding sequence ATGAATGTTTTTCCTAAAAACACAACCTTTAAATACAATTGGCGAACTTATCAGAGAAAATTTCTGGATCACCTTGATGAGTATCTTATAGATAATCACCTTCATGTTTCTGCACCTCCAGGCTCAGGGAAAACAGTGCTTGGTTTAGAAGTCATGTTGAGGCTTGGCAAACCAACACTTATTGTTGCCCCTACTTTAGCAATAAAAAATCAATGGATTCAAAGATTTTGTGAACTGTTTCTCAATATAGAAAGTGTTCCTGAATGGATATCTTCAGATATTAGAAAACCGGGTATTATTACTGTAACAACTTATCAGGGAATTCATGCTGCTTCTGAAACAAATGAAGAAGAGGAGGTAACAATAAGGAAGTCCCCAAAAGTACCGGCTTCGGAAATTATAAAACGTCTTCAAAAACAAAAAATAGGAACCCTTATCCTGGATGAAGCCCACCATTTGAAAAATGCCTGGTGGAGGAGCCTCATGGAACTGAAAGATAAAATTGAACCCACTGTAGTTTCTCTTACCGCCACACCGCCCTTTGATGTTTCCGGTACAGAATGGCAAAAGTATATTCAGCTGAACGGGCCTATAGACGTAGAAATATCCGTTCCTGAACTGATGATTGAAGGAGATCTTTGTCCACATCAGGATTTGGTACACTTTGTATTACCTTCTCAGGAAGAACAAAAGAAAATTGAATATTACCATGAGCAGGCCTTAGTATTTTTTGAAGAAATTAAAAAAGATGAAGTATTTCTTAATGCTATTGAACAGCATCCTGTGTATCAGAATCCACTGGAACATTTAGATTGGATCTATGAAAATATATCTTCTTATACTTCTGGTCTTGTCTACCTTCATTTTAGAGGAAAAGAAATTCCGGACGTCCATTTTGAAATCATTGGTGACCAACAAAAATATATTCCCGAATTTGATTTCTTCTGGATGGAAGAACTCCTCGATTTTTATTTACTGATAGATGAGGTTCATTTTAAAAATTACCAAGATCATCGTACTGATTTAGAGAACCGATTAAAAAGGCACGGATTTTTAGATCAGAAGACTTTAAGCTTTTTTAATAGTAAAAATGTAAACCAGATTCTCAATTCAAGTATAGGCAAACTCCAGGGGATAAAAGATATCGTCGATTTTGAATTTTCCGTGCTTAAAGATAATCTGAGAATGGTTATTCTTACCGATTTTATCAAGAAAGAATACCTAAGTTATGGAACTGAGAATATGCTCAAACTTGATAAAATAGGAGCCGTTCCTATTTTTGAAAAACTGAGAAGGGAAAACTTTCAACAGAAAAAAATAGGTATTCTTACAGGAAGTCTGGTGATTATTCCGGCAAGTACAAAAAGTGTATTTGAGGAGCTCTGCATGAAAAAAGTATTATTTGGAGTAGGACTTTCACCATTAAGCTATGATCCAAATTATCTCATGGTCAGTCTTACGGAACAGGCAAAACATGATATTGTGCACATTATTACGGAAATTTTCCAACATGGAGGAATTCATGTTTTGATTGGAACCAAATCTTTGTTGGGAGAAGGTTGGGATGCTCCTAAAATGAATACTTTAATTCTGGCAAGTTTTATAAGTTCCTTTGTACTTTCAAATCAGATGAGAGGAAGAGTCATAAGGACAGATAAGGATATTCCTCACAAAACAGGGAATATATGGCATCTTGTATGTTTTGATTCCAAAGATGAAATCGGAGGCCAGGATCTGAATATTATGAAACGAAGGTTCAAAACCTTTGTTGGGATTTCCAATAAAGATATTCCTACCATTGAAAATAACTTTGAAAGGCTCAACACTAAGACCATAGAGAATAATGAGGGAATTGGGGAAATTAACCAGACATTTTTTGTTTTGGCTCAAGATAGAGAGAACCTTATCAACCGTTGGAGAAAAGCTCTTAATCTTGGAAATATTTTAGTAGAAGAAATACAAGTTCCTACCATCAATATGACTGCTATGAAGGATGTGAAGATGAATTATATTGGTGAAATGTCCAGTAATATGGTTAAGGTGATGGCTTCTTCTGTATTATTATTCTGGCAGAATCTTCTATTGGGAATCTTTAGGAATTTTCAGGCGATTGATTCTGTAAAAACCTTTTCATTGTTTGCTTCCTTATTTGGATTGGCAGGTTTCGTGGTATATGGAAGAAAGTTATATATATCCGCAAAACAATACTGGAGATACAGAGATATAGGAAATCAACTAGGAGCAATTGCGGAGGTGGTGTTATATAGCCTGGTTAATGAGAGAGTGATAAGAACCTCTTTGGAACAGTTGAGCATTATAAGTTCATCTAATGGCAAGGAAGGTGCATTCTGCTATCTAAAAGGAGGTAGCCAATATGAGAATACGCAGTTTATCCAGACTTTACAGGAAATGGTTTCTCCCATAGATAATCCGAGGTATGTCATGAGACATAAAAAAAGATCCTTTCTTTTGAAGAAAGAACAGTATTTTCCGGTACCTGAAATTTTTGCAAAAAATAAAAAAAGTGCAGAATTTTTTACTAAAACATGGAATAAAGCAGTTGGAACATCAGAGTTGATTTTTACAAGAACCATTGAAGGACGCAAAATCCTATTAAAACTAAGATTTGAAGCCCTTTTAAAAAGAAATGGGAGAATAGAACACCTTCACAAGTGGACGAGATAA
- a CDS encoding T9SS type A sorting domain-containing protein, translating to MKSTTIFTICSLLISIFSFGQTSTEQFETESNGSTSFTDNGVIFNIISHVSVFDIQANFPGTGWSGTANDNRYIDNSNNQESPPSFSIRTTSNLFKVNRFWMYLSALNLDLNVTGSLTITGKLSGVTKFTQTKTNGFATSLGATNGYTLIDMTNLNGQNYSNIVIDELRITANGGFRYVALDAFTWVKDSNIVLGTSETKSTQKNLTLYPNPTNGPLSISSDKNSEAKIYSIDGKVLKTVQVQKGPNEISISELPKGVYFIKTATESTKVIKN from the coding sequence ATGAAAAGCACTACTATTTTTACAATTTGTAGTCTGCTCATTTCAATTTTTTCATTCGGGCAGACCAGCACAGAACAATTTGAGACGGAGTCAAACGGAAGTACAAGCTTCACCGATAATGGGGTTATTTTTAATATCATCTCCCATGTAAGTGTTTTTGATATCCAAGCTAACTTTCCGGGGACAGGCTGGAGTGGAACAGCCAATGATAACCGTTACATTGATAATTCCAATAATCAAGAGTCTCCACCATCCTTCAGTATTAGAACGACTTCTAATTTATTTAAAGTAAACAGATTCTGGATGTATCTCTCGGCATTGAATCTTGATCTTAATGTAACAGGCTCCCTTACGATAACTGGAAAATTGAGTGGGGTAACAAAATTTACCCAAACAAAAACCAACGGATTTGCAACAAGTTTAGGAGCGACCAACGGTTATACCTTAATAGATATGACCAACTTAAATGGCCAGAATTACTCAAACATCGTTATTGACGAACTGCGTATCACAGCAAACGGAGGGTTTAGATATGTAGCTTTAGATGCCTTTACATGGGTAAAAGACAGCAATATTGTATTAGGAACCTCAGAAACTAAAAGCACTCAAAAAAACCTGACTCTTTACCCTAACCCAACCAATGGGCCACTTTCTATCAGTTCTGATAAAAATTCAGAGGCTAAAATCTATAGTATTGACGGTAAAGTGCTGAAAACGGTTCAGGTTCAAAAAGGTCCCAATGAAATCAGTATTTCAGAACTTCCAAAAGGAGTTTACTTTATCAAAACAGCTACTGAGTCTACTAAAGTTATTAAAAACTAA
- a CDS encoding phage tail protein, which produces MEEYIGIVKLFAGNFAPRGWMFCDGSILPISRNSALFSILGTTYGGDGITTFALPNLKGRMALGAGNVNANEYYPLGVVAGTTQNTLLASNLPSVGTGFQFKVANKNANTSTPTATTSIAITGTQVGRDFNAVTSFVNNDPDTAINNKSIAFVGQNLPMNNMPPYLGLNYIICVEGIYPPRN; this is translated from the coding sequence ATGGAAGAGTACATTGGAATCGTTAAATTATTTGCAGGAAATTTTGCACCAAGAGGTTGGATGTTTTGTGACGGAAGCATATTACCTATTTCAAGAAATTCAGCATTATTCTCTATTTTAGGAACCACGTATGGCGGAGACGGAATTACCACATTTGCCCTTCCCAACTTAAAGGGAAGAATGGCTTTAGGAGCCGGAAATGTAAATGCCAATGAATATTATCCACTGGGAGTAGTGGCAGGAACTACTCAAAACACATTATTGGCTTCAAACCTTCCAAGTGTTGGAACAGGCTTTCAATTTAAAGTAGCCAATAAAAATGCAAATACATCTACTCCAACAGCTACCACCTCTATTGCTATTACAGGAACACAGGTAGGAAGAGATTTCAATGCAGTTACAAGTTTTGTCAATAATGATCCTGATACTGCTATTAACAACAAAAGTATTGCTTTCGTTGGCCAAAATTTACCCATGAATAATATGCCGCCTTATCTGGGATTAAATTATATCATTTGTGTGGAAGGCATTTACCCTCCACGAAATTAA
- a CDS encoding enoyl-CoA hydratase/isomerase family protein has translation MNEFVASEIKNNIAEITFGTPKSNSLPGAILEKLAQTILDEGAKDEVKAIVVKSEGEKAFCAGASFDELLSIEELETSTKFFGGFAKVLNAMRNCGKIVVVRVQGKTTGGGVGIACGADYCFATKDSALALTEINLGIGPFVIGPYVERKIGKSQFSAMAIDADFRSAEWAEQHNVYHSVSNNIQEMDEKLEKFLQTLASRSSDALALIKKVSWEGTDHFNELMPARIHMSASLILEDSAKKNIEAIKERLRAK, from the coding sequence ATGAACGAATTCGTCGCATCAGAAATCAAGAATAATATTGCCGAAATTACTTTCGGAACCCCAAAAAGTAATTCCCTTCCGGGAGCAATTTTAGAGAAACTGGCCCAGACCATCTTAGATGAAGGAGCTAAAGATGAAGTAAAAGCTATTGTAGTAAAAAGTGAAGGTGAGAAAGCATTCTGTGCAGGAGCAAGCTTTGATGAGCTTTTGTCTATTGAAGAGCTTGAAACTTCCACGAAATTTTTCGGAGGTTTTGCTAAAGTACTGAATGCGATGAGAAACTGTGGAAAGATTGTTGTAGTAAGAGTGCAGGGAAAAACAACGGGCGGTGGAGTAGGAATTGCCTGTGGTGCTGATTATTGTTTTGCAACAAAAGATTCAGCTCTGGCACTTACAGAGATCAATTTAGGAATTGGTCCTTTTGTAATTGGTCCTTATGTAGAAAGAAAAATCGGAAAATCACAATTCTCAGCAATGGCTATTGATGCTGATTTCAGGTCAGCAGAATGGGCAGAACAACATAATGTATATCATTCTGTTTCAAACAATATTCAGGAAATGGATGAAAAACTGGAAAAATTTTTACAGACATTAGCATCAAGGAGTAGTGATGCTTTAGCATTAATCAAAAAAGTTTCCTGGGAAGGAACAGATCATTTTAATGAACTGATGCCAGCAAGAATTCATATGAGTGCAAGCCTTATTTTAGAAGATTCTGCTAAGAAGAATATTGAAGCTATTAAAGAAAGATTGAGAGCAAAATAG
- a CDS encoding winged helix-turn-helix domain-containing protein: MIKISQLNKEFESRVRLGIMSVLMVNDWVDFSEMKGLLEITDGNLASHSNALEKVGYIEVKKEFVGKKPKTSYRVTQSGRQAFTDHLDALEKLLGR; encoded by the coding sequence ATGATCAAAATAAGTCAACTTAATAAAGAATTCGAAAGCCGTGTAAGATTGGGTATTATGTCTGTTCTTATGGTGAACGACTGGGTTGATTTCTCTGAAATGAAAGGATTGTTAGAGATTACTGACGGAAATCTTGCCAGTCACAGTAATGCTCTTGAAAAAGTGGGATATATTGAAGTGAAAAAAGAATTTGTGGGGAAGAAGCCCAAGACCTCTTACCGTGTTACACAAAGTGGGAGGCAAGCCTTTACAGATCATCTGGATGCTCTTGAAAAATTATTGGGACGATAG
- a CDS encoding Coq4 family protein: MKKIRVQFLLFVYDKTQKLYRKYFKKKKRQWQFSERQLLEFKEDSLGRKLGEFYHKHGFSMIPKMENHDVHHLITGCGTNFEDEIAMQYLLLGNGKLNAHLLAAIVLGTLILPEYIKIYVKAYRKGQTMKAFHKWDFEGLLWQNFDHLKDFIQQKEPLVLH, translated from the coding sequence ATGAAAAAAATACGCGTTCAATTTCTGCTTTTTGTGTACGATAAAACTCAAAAGTTATACAGAAAGTACTTTAAAAAGAAAAAAAGGCAATGGCAGTTCAGTGAAAGACAACTGTTGGAATTCAAGGAAGATTCGTTGGGAAGAAAATTAGGGGAGTTCTACCATAAACATGGGTTTTCAATGATTCCCAAAATGGAAAACCATGATGTCCATCATCTAATCACTGGCTGTGGAACCAATTTCGAGGATGAAATTGCCATGCAATACCTTTTACTGGGAAACGGAAAGCTCAATGCCCATTTGCTGGCGGCTATTGTACTGGGAACGCTTATTCTTCCGGAATATATCAAAATATATGTCAAAGCTTATAGGAAAGGACAGACAATGAAAGCTTTTCACAAATGGGACTTCGAAGGTTTACTCTGGCAGAATTTTGATCATCTGAAAGACTTTATCCAACAAAAAGAGCCCCTTGTTTTACATTAA
- a CDS encoding DUF4153 domain-containing protein, translating to MKTHHYIFLTTALFVILFYDQDMGLNFGILGVLYAILNFFKTPQKNKIGTFYILTGTSILSGIAFAWYGDFASFLAVASSLLLLAYKSRNRKMKILFLIPVCIINCCTSICRIFMLDKWLPQRNVPGMWQKMMAFVFIPLVFISIFFGIYAAGSDHFAALFTDYELDLNLWQVFCLSVLGFFIAFNFWNFAVEKLIYKNHHFLDNDFQKSAQIPKSTYSFLDLAAERTSGVISFFCLNILLVFFIITYNYEQFYEVSKTPVQLSEETHERVNAVIMSIVMAILVIMFYFKSGFNFDPKAKMLKILAKVWIILNAILILSAAVKNYEYIVNYAFTYKRLGVFAFLLLSLVGLALTFIKIQKQKRNAFLFNKMAWYFYGTILMCSYINWGGFITSQNITRKNFDLNYHSASVNFNEESLMKYADEKNNLKLKKDLQNKIKIEKSKSFLSKIIYYQTIK from the coding sequence ATGAAAACACATCACTATATATTTCTAACAACAGCCTTATTTGTCATTCTATTTTATGATCAGGACATGGGTCTGAATTTTGGAATCCTTGGTGTTCTCTATGCCATTCTGAATTTCTTTAAAACACCTCAAAAAAACAAAATCGGAACATTTTACATTCTTACAGGAACAAGTATACTTTCGGGGATTGCATTTGCGTGGTATGGAGACTTTGCGTCATTTCTGGCTGTCGCAAGTTCTCTCCTTTTGCTGGCTTACAAATCAAGAAACAGGAAGATGAAGATCCTTTTTCTGATTCCGGTTTGTATTATCAACTGCTGTACCTCAATTTGTAGAATCTTTATGCTCGATAAATGGCTGCCTCAAAGAAATGTTCCGGGAATGTGGCAGAAAATGATGGCCTTTGTGTTCATTCCGTTAGTTTTTATTTCCATTTTCTTTGGAATTTATGCCGCAGGAAGTGATCATTTTGCAGCGCTTTTTACAGATTATGAACTGGATCTCAATCTTTGGCAGGTTTTCTGTCTTTCCGTTTTAGGCTTTTTTATTGCCTTTAACTTCTGGAATTTTGCAGTTGAAAAACTGATCTATAAAAACCATCATTTTTTGGATAATGATTTTCAGAAAAGTGCTCAGATTCCTAAATCAACCTATTCGTTTCTTGATCTGGCAGCAGAAAGAACGAGTGGCGTAATATCCTTCTTTTGTCTGAATATTTTGTTGGTATTCTTTATTATTACCTATAATTATGAACAGTTTTATGAAGTTTCAAAAACACCGGTTCAGCTTTCGGAAGAAACCCATGAGCGTGTCAATGCAGTGATTATGTCTATTGTGATGGCTATTCTGGTCATTATGTTTTACTTTAAATCTGGTTTCAATTTTGATCCTAAAGCAAAAATGCTGAAAATTTTAGCAAAAGTCTGGATTATTTTAAATGCAATACTTATCCTCTCTGCTGCTGTCAAAAACTACGAATATATTGTCAACTATGCTTTTACCTATAAAAGATTAGGTGTTTTTGCTTTCCTTCTTTTATCTCTGGTAGGATTGGCTTTAACCTTTATTAAAATCCAAAAACAAAAAAGAAACGCATTCCTGTTTAATAAAATGGCTTGGTACTTTTATGGAACGATTCTGATGTGCAGCTACATCAATTGGGGTGGTTTTATTACTTCTCAGAATATTACCCGTAAAAACTTTGATTTAAATTACCATTCCGCATCGGTTAATTTTAATGAAGAAAGTCTGATGAAATATGCAGATGAAAAAAATAATCTAAAGCTTAAAAAAGATCTTCAGAATAAAATTAAAATAGAAAAATCGAAATCATTTCTTTCCAAGATCATTTATTATCAAACCATTAAATAA
- a CDS encoding DUF1361 domain-containing protein → MKNLIKSPRFKMNTLLVLMALFCFSLSLFRYYISETKVFFFLNWNLFLAWIPLFLSTFILTFNIKSKISIAVIIIVWILFFPNSPYILTDLFHLKARNTIPIWYDLIVILSYAWTGLICGFLSLNDIEKLLSSYSKQRIINGIVVLFLFMSSFGVYLGRFLRWNSWDVLNNPFGLFNDIVVRLIYPLEYIKTWGVTLLMGIMLNFMYFTFKLIRNNNEKLLGPENTVR, encoded by the coding sequence ATGAAGAATTTAATAAAGTCTCCGAGATTTAAAATGAATACACTGTTGGTACTTATGGCCTTGTTCTGTTTCAGTCTTTCTCTTTTCAGGTATTATATTAGTGAGACGAAGGTGTTTTTCTTTCTGAACTGGAACCTGTTCCTGGCATGGATCCCTTTGTTTCTGAGTACTTTTATATTGACATTTAATATTAAAAGTAAAATATCCATTGCCGTAATTATTATAGTCTGGATTCTATTTTTTCCCAATTCACCCTATATACTAACTGATTTGTTTCATTTGAAAGCAAGAAATACGATTCCGATCTGGTATGATTTGATCGTAATACTTTCTTATGCCTGGACGGGGCTGATCTGTGGTTTTTTAAGTCTTAATGATATTGAAAAACTCTTATCCAGCTATAGTAAACAAAGAATTATCAATGGTATTGTTGTCCTCTTTCTTTTTATGAGCAGTTTTGGAGTATATCTGGGAAGATTCCTAAGATGGAACAGTTGGGATGTTCTGAACAATCCTTTTGGATTATTTAATGATATTGTTGTACGGTTGATCTATCCACTCGAATATATAAAAACCTGGGGCGTAACCCTTTTAATGGGAATTATGCTCAATTTTATGTATTTCACTTTTAAGCTGATTAGAAACAATAATGAAAAGCTTTTGGGACCTGAAAATACAGTTCGTTAA